A single region of the Gracilibacillus caseinilyticus genome encodes:
- a CDS encoding ABC transporter permease: protein MRTKGFAKHYYLMLLPGFVWLILFSLVPMFGIVIAFQNYNPGLGVFGSEFVGLETFRYMFQLNDTMNVFFNTIYIAIMKIVGNLIVPLVFALMLNEVRYMGLKRSIQTIVYLPHFLSWVILGGVLLDIFAYGGPINQLLGMFGIDPILFFGRADLFPFLVVGSDVWKEFGFNTIIYLAALTGINPALYEAASIDGASRLRLLWHVTLPGIRTTAVLLAVLSLGNVLNAGFDQIFNLYNPLVYSSGDIIDTWVYRAGLLNLQYELATAVGLLKSVAGFMLISLSYYLAYRFTNYRIF from the coding sequence ATGAGAACGAAAGGATTTGCTAAACATTATTATTTGATGCTCTTACCTGGATTTGTCTGGTTGATCTTATTTAGCCTTGTACCCATGTTCGGGATCGTGATTGCTTTTCAGAATTATAATCCAGGACTAGGTGTGTTTGGATCAGAATTCGTCGGTCTGGAGACATTTCGTTATATGTTTCAGCTCAATGATACGATGAATGTTTTTTTCAATACGATTTATATAGCCATTATGAAGATTGTTGGCAATCTTATTGTGCCACTCGTATTTGCGTTAATGCTGAATGAAGTTCGGTATATGGGATTAAAAAGGTCGATTCAAACGATCGTATACCTACCACACTTTCTATCGTGGGTTATTTTAGGTGGGGTGCTGCTCGACATTTTTGCTTACGGTGGTCCTATTAATCAGCTGCTCGGGATGTTCGGGATCGATCCAATTTTGTTTTTTGGCAGGGCAGACCTTTTTCCATTCTTAGTTGTCGGAAGTGATGTCTGGAAGGAGTTTGGCTTCAACACGATTATTTATTTAGCAGCTTTAACCGGCATTAATCCGGCTTTATATGAAGCGGCGAGTATAGATGGTGCGTCCCGATTGCGACTGCTATGGCATGTTACATTACCGGGCATCCGTACTACTGCTGTCTTGTTAGCAGTATTGAGTCTTGGAAACGTGCTGAATGCAGGATTTGATCAAATTTTTAACTTATACAATCCGTTAGTTTATTCGAGTGGGGACATTATTGATACATGGGTGTATCGAGCCGGTTTATTGAACCTTCAGTACGAATTAGCGACAGCTGTCGGGCTATTGAAATCAGTAGCAGGCTTCATGCTAATCAGTCTTTCTTATTATCTCGCCTATCGATTTACTAACTACCGGATTTTTTAA
- a CDS encoding carbohydrate ABC transporter permease, whose translation MFKSKTFSSKMVDIVLIIILVVIAITCILPLWYTLALSLSSKSAAAAGAVGLWPVDFNFNSYQQLLQDSQFFKSFWISVQRVVLGAGLNFIIVPLMAYPLSKTVKDFKGRNVLMWTLIFTMLFNGGLIPLYLTIKAYGLMNSIWALVLVGGAQTIVFNIILTINFFRNLPSSLEEAALVDGAGPWYILTKVFIPLSVPVLATISLFSIVYHWNEFLYGLIFMTREEFYPLQTYIQQLVVSVDPSTMTEDQYKRLSELSNRTLDAAKIFIAMIPVLLVYPFLQRYFIHGITLGSVKE comes from the coding sequence ATGTTTAAGAGTAAGACGTTTTCTTCTAAAATGGTCGATATTGTGCTCATCATTATACTAGTGGTGATTGCTATCACATGTATATTGCCGTTATGGTATACCCTCGCATTATCATTGAGCTCGAAATCAGCGGCAGCAGCAGGGGCTGTCGGATTATGGCCGGTCGATTTTAATTTTAATTCCTATCAACAACTGTTACAGGACAGTCAATTTTTTAAATCGTTCTGGATTTCGGTTCAGCGGGTTGTATTAGGTGCGGGGTTGAACTTTATTATTGTGCCTTTAATGGCGTACCCGTTATCGAAAACAGTCAAGGATTTTAAAGGACGCAATGTGCTGATGTGGACCTTAATCTTTACGATGCTATTTAATGGTGGTTTGATTCCGCTATACCTGACCATCAAAGCTTACGGTCTGATGAACAGTATTTGGGCTCTGGTCTTGGTCGGTGGTGCGCAAACGATTGTGTTTAATATTATTTTAACGATTAACTTCTTTCGGAACCTGCCTTCGTCATTGGAGGAAGCGGCCTTGGTCGATGGTGCTGGCCCTTGGTATATCTTAACGAAGGTTTTTATTCCATTGTCTGTACCCGTTCTTGCGACGATTTCCCTGTTCAGTATTGTCTATCATTGGAATGAATTTCTCTATGGTTTGATTTTCATGACGAGAGAAGAATTTTATCCTCTGCAGACCTATATCCAACAGCTAGTGGTCTCTGTTGACCCATCGACGATGACGGAGGATCAATATAAACGCTTAAGTGAATTATCCAATCGAACATTGGATGCAGCCAAAATATTTATTGCAATGATTCCGGTTCTGCTCGTATATCCATTTCTCCAGCGTTATTTTATCCACGGTATTACGTTAGGATCGGTAAAAGAATAG
- a CDS encoding YesL family protein has protein sequence MERLYYASVFILKMAYLNALMIVFSLIGCVTFGIFPSLTALFFIVRKWQFGENNINTAKTFWNVFRKEFLRSNAVGWLFTLVGMILYINLSLANLLETSLVHFSYYPILMVFILFLAISILIIPVYLHFQTSLWGMAKLAFLFLFISPKNTLLIATASFLFLLVMRMIPGFIPVVGVSGFAYIIMYFSLRIFNQVTELTGDSLQKSM, from the coding sequence ATGGAACGTCTTTATTATGCTAGTGTTTTTATATTGAAAATGGCCTATTTGAATGCATTGATGATCGTATTCAGTTTGATTGGCTGTGTGACATTTGGTATTTTTCCATCATTAACTGCTCTGTTTTTCATTGTAAGAAAATGGCAATTTGGTGAAAATAATATAAACACAGCGAAAACGTTTTGGAACGTTTTTAGAAAGGAATTTCTGAGAAGTAATGCTGTTGGATGGTTATTCACCCTAGTCGGTATGATACTGTATATTAATTTGTCATTAGCGAATCTGCTTGAAACATCACTCGTCCATTTCAGTTATTACCCGATTCTGATGGTGTTTATCTTGTTTTTAGCTATTTCAATACTGATTATCCCAGTTTATTTGCATTTTCAAACATCTTTGTGGGGGATGGCAAAGCTTGCGTTTCTCTTCTTGTTTATTTCACCTAAAAACACGTTGTTAATAGCAACAGCTTCCTTTCTGTTTTTGCTGGTGATGAGGATGATTCCTGGATTTATTCCTGTTGTGGGTGTCAGTGGATTTGCTTATATTATTATGTATTTTAGTCTTCGAATATTTAACCAAGTGACAGAGTTAACTGGAGATTCGTTACAAAAGAGTATGTAA
- a CDS encoding ABC transporter substrate-binding protein, translated as MKNWYLYFVLALLAVVTIACSSDSANEETEDTSSNDGQEQTDEENITLRVAWWGGQERHDRTLQVIEMYEEQNPNVTIEAEYSGFDGYFDKLNTQLAAGNAPDVIQFGGNLNDFVYRDVILPLDDYVGNQLNTSLHDQSMLDSATFDGKLYGVTLGTTAWGILVNKTLFEEAGVALPSKEWTWDEFKDLTPQLTENLDGAYGTGDFGEDGFGVFLAQRDKFTYLDGEIGFEAQDVKDWFNLWKELRESGGAAIPEVQVSASQTPEQSLIVQQDVAIESIASNQLGAYAGATEDEFELYPYPYNAETGKNGVSLRPSQYFAAYKDTPHPEEAAKFMDFFVNNIEATEVLGNDRGAPVNSDVRKNLIDQADEMDQAVYSYIDLVSESSDAPYIPNLPGYNENTQLFTETEQKIYYDQQSVDEAADSYYEEVIANIDKYVNEAAE; from the coding sequence ATGAAGAATTGGTATTTATATTTTGTATTAGCGTTACTTGCTGTAGTAACTATTGCTTGTAGTTCAGATTCAGCAAATGAGGAAACGGAAGATACATCGAGCAATGACGGTCAGGAGCAAACAGATGAAGAAAATATTACGTTACGTGTTGCATGGTGGGGTGGGCAAGAGCGACATGACCGCACCTTACAAGTGATTGAAATGTATGAAGAACAAAACCCAAATGTAACGATTGAAGCAGAATATTCCGGTTTTGATGGCTATTTTGACAAGTTAAATACACAATTGGCCGCAGGAAATGCACCTGATGTTATCCAATTTGGTGGTAATTTAAATGATTTTGTATATCGAGATGTTATTTTACCTTTAGACGATTATGTCGGCAATCAATTGAATACAAGTCTTCACGATCAAAGTATGTTAGATTCTGCCACATTTGATGGGAAATTATATGGAGTTACTTTAGGAACGACTGCATGGGGAATTTTGGTGAATAAAACTCTTTTTGAAGAAGCCGGTGTTGCATTACCAAGTAAAGAATGGACTTGGGATGAATTTAAAGATTTAACTCCGCAATTAACGGAAAATTTGGACGGCGCATACGGTACTGGTGATTTTGGAGAAGATGGATTCGGCGTTTTCCTAGCACAGCGAGATAAATTTACTTACTTAGATGGAGAAATCGGGTTTGAAGCGCAAGATGTCAAGGATTGGTTTAACCTATGGAAAGAGCTTCGTGAAAGTGGAGGAGCTGCGATTCCTGAGGTGCAAGTTTCTGCTTCGCAGACACCTGAACAATCGCTTATTGTACAGCAAGATGTGGCGATTGAATCGATTGCAAGTAACCAATTAGGTGCATATGCCGGTGCAACAGAAGATGAATTTGAATTGTATCCATATCCTTATAATGCAGAAACAGGAAAAAATGGTGTTTCCTTAAGACCGAGTCAATATTTCGCCGCTTATAAGGATACACCTCACCCAGAAGAAGCTGCTAAATTCATGGATTTCTTTGTAAATAACATAGAGGCTACTGAGGTATTGGGAAATGATCGAGGCGCACCAGTGAATTCAGATGTTCGTAAAAATTTGATTGATCAAGCTGATGAAATGGATCAAGCAGTATATTCCTATATTGATTTGGTAAGTGAATCGTCTGATGCACCATATATTCCTAATTTACCTGGTTATAACGAAAATACCCAACTCTTTACGGAAACTGAACAAAAAATTTATTATGATCAGCAATCAGTTGATGAGGCGGCAGATTCTTATTATGAAGAAGTTATTGCGAATATAGATAAATATGTAAATGAAGCGGCGGAGTAA
- a CDS encoding carbohydrate ABC transporter permease, which translates to MESSEIKRKTKLSKDTKKQYVAAYLFLLPWLIGFLGLVLGPMISSLYLSFTRFDLLNTPEWIGFANYQEMFQDDRWLASAKVTLTFVFIAVPTQLIAALLVAVLLNKKMAGVGFYRTTYYLPSLLGGSVAIAILWKNLFEIDGLVNQVLAFFHIEGQGWISHPDYALGTIIILATWQFGASMVIFLAGLKQIPKELYEAAAVDGGTKCQIFFRVTLPLLSPVIFFNLIIELIKSIQVFTSAFIISEGTGGPINSTLFYTLYLYQKGFTHFEMGYASAMAWILVFVLGVMTLVIFFSSKYWVHYEDGGKL; encoded by the coding sequence ATCGAATCATCTGAAATAAAAAGAAAAACGAAATTATCAAAAGATACAAAAAAACAATATGTTGCGGCATATCTTTTTTTGTTGCCGTGGCTAATAGGATTTTTAGGGTTAGTATTGGGTCCGATGATCAGTTCTTTATACTTATCTTTCACTCGATTTGATTTGCTAAATACACCCGAATGGATCGGATTCGCAAATTATCAAGAAATGTTTCAAGACGATCGTTGGCTCGCTTCTGCCAAAGTTACTTTAACATTTGTGTTTATAGCAGTTCCAACACAATTAATTGCGGCACTATTGGTTGCTGTATTGTTGAATAAAAAAATGGCTGGTGTCGGATTTTACCGTACAACTTATTATTTACCATCACTATTAGGTGGTAGTGTAGCTATTGCGATTTTATGGAAGAATTTATTTGAAATCGATGGACTGGTCAATCAAGTACTTGCCTTTTTCCATATTGAAGGTCAAGGATGGATTTCGCATCCTGATTATGCGCTTGGAACCATTATTATATTAGCGACCTGGCAATTTGGGGCATCAATGGTTATTTTCTTAGCGGGCTTAAAGCAAATACCTAAAGAATTGTATGAAGCTGCTGCGGTAGATGGTGGGACGAAGTGTCAGATTTTCTTTCGTGTGACGTTGCCATTATTATCACCAGTTATATTTTTTAATCTCATTATCGAATTAATAAAATCAATTCAAGTATTTACGTCTGCGTTTATCATTAGTGAAGGAACAGGTGGACCCATCAATTCAACACTTTTTTATACTTTGTATCTGTATCAAAAAGGGTTTACACATTTTGAAATGGGCTATGCCTCAGCAATGGCCTGGATATTGGTTTTTGTATTAGGGGTAATGACTTTAGTGATCTTCTTCTCATCCAAGTATTGGGTTCACTATGAAGACGGGGGGAAATTATAA
- a CDS encoding carbohydrate ABC transporter permease, which produces MDQSTRKSRILTHTFIILFGLFMLYPVIWMVSSSFKPESLIFSSPSIFSKTWTLDNYLNGWNVVRDVNFGQFFKNSFIISFIAVVANLATCSMAAYAFARLRFPLKKLWFACMLMTIMLPAHATLIPQYTIFHQLDWVNTILPLTVPKLLATDAFFIFLMVQFFRGIPRELDESAIMDGCGVFQIYTRIIMPLAVPVLITTAIFTFIWTWDDFFSQILYLNTVDTFTVPLGLRLFLDSQGESSWGSVFAMSVLSLIPITTVFFIFQRYIVDGIATTGIKG; this is translated from the coding sequence ATGGATCAAAGTACAAGAAAAAGCCGAATACTTACACATACATTCATCATTCTGTTTGGACTGTTTATGCTATATCCTGTTATTTGGATGGTCTCTAGTTCATTTAAACCGGAGTCGCTCATTTTTTCTTCTCCGAGTATTTTTTCGAAAACCTGGACATTAGATAACTACTTGAACGGTTGGAATGTAGTAAGAGACGTTAACTTTGGACAGTTTTTTAAGAATTCATTTATCATCAGTTTTATTGCCGTAGTTGCCAATCTAGCGACCTGTTCAATGGCAGCATATGCTTTTGCTAGGTTGCGATTTCCATTGAAAAAACTATGGTTTGCGTGTATGCTAATGACAATTATGTTACCGGCACATGCGACATTGATACCACAGTATACGATTTTTCATCAATTAGATTGGGTCAATACTATTTTGCCACTTACGGTTCCTAAACTGTTAGCTACTGATGCCTTTTTTATCTTCTTGATGGTGCAATTTTTTAGGGGGATTCCTCGTGAATTAGATGAAAGCGCTATAATGGATGGGTGTGGTGTCTTTCAAATATATACGAGAATTATTATGCCTCTAGCTGTACCAGTTCTGATTACCACTGCTATCTTTACTTTTATTTGGACATGGGACGATTTCTTTAGTCAAATTTTATATTTAAACACTGTTGATACTTTTACCGTCCCATTAGGTTTGAGATTGTTTTTAGATTCACAAGGAGAATCAAGCTGGGGCTCAGTTTTTGCGATGTCTGTTCTTTCGTTGATCCCTATTACAACGGTGTTTTTTATATTTCAGCGATATATAGTCGATGGAATTGCAACAACAGGAATTAAAGGTTAA